The following coding sequences are from one Haloarcula taiwanensis window:
- a CDS encoding integrase, translated as MTEVRYSTMDLADCKSFYREAVVPAMKEDGFNPTAETPTYAWLNRQFPGFVKHLQRRFDLSPGQFYDEIGVPEAPIESGSFEFLADNTQRAVEEYLAELSTRRGRADATIETRRSILRRYMKVYTNIHDTKDLLAPLENPDERVAEMDRVAATFDALDQLDEALTTLASRRKYVQDTRQFYKHLVMFGTAAYNPLADLEIRFGWDTTPSWDNQALDRDAVQRLYTAASELRDRFIVVACCGWGLRPSEVASLHIRQLNLDPDDDSHPYIEFGDGERKNGPGTVALLAGLETVERRIEALADSEWSGYLLPSPSAASGHLTAETVRRRFKSVAEAADITVDGATPTPKTGRRFWYTTYGAAVRRVADRFEDVAAEQGSASAQVVLDNYLSESEARSHRRAEMHETLAGLFTE; from the coding sequence ATGACCGAAGTTCGCTATTCAACGATGGACTTGGCCGATTGCAAATCATTCTATCGTGAGGCCGTTGTGCCGGCGATGAAAGAGGATGGCTTCAATCCAACAGCTGAAACCCCCACATACGCATGGCTAAACCGACAGTTTCCGGGATTCGTCAAGCACCTCCAGCGCCGGTTTGACCTATCTCCGGGGCAGTTCTACGATGAAATTGGGGTGCCGGAAGCACCGATTGAATCGGGGTCATTCGAGTTCCTGGCTGACAATACACAGCGAGCCGTCGAGGAATACCTCGCTGAACTTTCGACTCGACGAGGGCGCGCTGATGCGACGATCGAGACACGTCGGTCGATTTTGCGACGCTACATGAAAGTATATACCAATATCCACGATACAAAAGATCTGCTCGCACCGCTGGAGAATCCCGATGAACGTGTTGCAGAAATGGATAGGGTTGCAGCGACGTTTGACGCACTTGACCAACTGGATGAGGCTCTGACGACGCTCGCATCACGCCGTAAATACGTTCAGGACACACGGCAGTTCTACAAGCACCTGGTGATGTTCGGCACTGCCGCGTACAACCCGCTCGCTGACCTCGAAATCCGGTTTGGGTGGGATACGACTCCATCATGGGATAACCAAGCACTCGATAGAGACGCTGTCCAGCGCCTATATACAGCGGCGTCTGAGTTACGCGACCGATTCATTGTGGTTGCATGTTGCGGATGGGGGCTGCGGCCGAGTGAAGTCGCATCGCTCCACATCCGACAGCTCAACCTCGATCCGGATGATGACTCCCATCCGTACATAGAGTTCGGTGATGGCGAGCGGAAAAACGGCCCCGGGACGGTGGCTCTGCTGGCCGGTCTGGAGACCGTAGAGCGACGTATAGAGGCGCTTGCTGATTCAGAGTGGTCTGGATATCTTCTGCCCTCTCCATCCGCGGCTAGTGGTCATTTAACTGCTGAAACCGTCCGTCGTCGGTTCAAGTCAGTGGCTGAGGCCGCAGACATCACCGTTGATGGCGCCACGCCGACGCCGAAAACGGGTCGTCGATTCTGGTATACCACATACGGTGCTGCTGTCAGACGAGTTGCGGATCGGTTCGAAGATGTTGCGGCTGAGCAGGGTTCGGCATCCGCACAGGTCGTCCTTGATAACTATCTTTCCGAGTCTGAGGCCCGATCTCACCGGCGGGCAGAGATGCACGAGACACTCGCAGGGTTATTCACTGAGTAA
- a CDS encoding chromosome partitioning protein ParA yields the protein MLTYTVYSEAGGVGKTTMAANLAVADARAGHDVLAIDMDPQEGSLSFLFDVADRRTDSEADSLVRHLVERPRGPFADLIESSEGVDVLPAHNSLEVLSKHLRRREEEAADFGENWNPNVQLLRVLKDAGVPSEYDTVIIDPPATADVKLYNALHATRNLVIPFEPSGKGQQSVEGLADLVTGLEDTLDINVGVLAAVPNRFKGTNDQEEMLKRLRAESYDIPVVFRERTSLLEGCWRKQCSAFKYIEEHRSRERDYEIETLEQFEKLAARLRQTREQEATA from the coding sequence ATGCTGACCTACACCGTGTACAGCGAGGCCGGCGGTGTCGGCAAGACAACGATGGCGGCGAACCTCGCTGTCGCCGACGCTCGCGCTGGTCACGACGTACTGGCAATAGATATGGATCCACAGGAGGGGAGCCTTTCATTCCTGTTCGATGTCGCGGACCGCCGAACGGACTCAGAGGCCGACAGTTTAGTTCGACACCTCGTCGAACGGCCACGGGGGCCGTTCGCTGATCTCATTGAAAGTTCCGAGGGCGTCGACGTCCTCCCTGCACACAACTCCCTGGAGGTCCTCTCAAAACATCTGCGGCGGCGCGAAGAAGAGGCAGCGGATTTCGGCGAAAACTGGAACCCGAACGTCCAACTGCTTCGTGTGCTAAAAGACGCGGGCGTTCCGTCCGAGTATGATACTGTTATTATCGACCCGCCTGCGACTGCGGATGTGAAACTGTACAACGCGTTGCACGCCACGCGGAATCTGGTCATCCCGTTCGAACCGAGCGGGAAGGGCCAGCAGTCTGTCGAGGGCCTTGCAGACCTCGTTACTGGACTCGAAGACACGTTAGATATCAACGTGGGCGTGCTAGCTGCTGTGCCGAATCGATTCAAAGGTACGAACGATCAGGAAGAGATGCTCAAACGGCTCCGGGCTGAGTCGTATGACATTCCGGTCGTGTTCCGCGAGCGGACGTCCCTGCTTGAGGGATGTTGGCGAAAACAGTGTTCGGCGTTCAAATACATCGAAGAACACCGGAGCCGGGAACGTGACTATGAAATCGAAACGCTAGAGCAGTTCGAAAAGCTGGCTGCACGCCTCCGACAGACCCGAGAGCAGGAGGCAACAGCATGA
- a CDS encoding histidine kinase produces the protein MAPLRDALIETMLLDEEQFRRRLPDLVETHQLRTVGPDHAEDSPADIIRSLDGFETSSVTSFEREYIAKMVRLGTGPLGLTLTGPAYQDNPVRYATQTFQEMTGYSLATLRGENLRLLQGPATDPEAVATLQEGVDIWERRTVELWNYRADGTRFRNRVTIVPLSGPDGSITNWLGVQKAIDTADGSLLVAQSADTS, from the coding sequence ATGGCCCCACTCAGGGACGCACTTATCGAAACCATGCTGCTCGACGAGGAGCAGTTTCGCCGGCGGCTTCCGGACCTTGTCGAAACACACCAGCTCCGGACTGTCGGTCCGGACCACGCCGAGGACTCGCCGGCAGACATCATTCGGTCCCTCGATGGGTTCGAGACTAGCTCTGTGACGTCTTTCGAGCGAGAATACATCGCGAAAATGGTTCGACTCGGGACGGGTCCTCTTGGGCTGACGCTCACTGGCCCGGCGTATCAGGACAATCCAGTCCGATATGCGACACAGACGTTCCAGGAGATGACCGGGTACTCGCTGGCAACGCTTCGCGGCGAGAACCTTCGATTGCTGCAGGGACCAGCGACGGATCCCGAGGCGGTCGCAACGCTTCAGGAGGGGGTCGACATCTGGGAACGGCGAACCGTCGAACTATGGAACTATCGCGCGGACGGCACACGCTTCAGAAACCGGGTGACGATAGTGCCACTCAGTGGTCCCGACGGCTCTATCACGAACTGGCTCGGTGTGCAGAAAGCCATTGACACAGCAGATGGCTCATTGCTGGTGGCACAATCGGCCGATACGTCCTAG
- a CDS encoding DUF4864 domain-containing protein: MSEREYPVVGLPTPSETYGPSDAVALQLDALATNDEPCDNAGIMTAYNFASPANRRSTGPLDRFIAMVQSPQYRPMIDFEEAVRGPIEQDENYAEQRVTITGPDGRTTTYEFGLSVQSVGEFRGCWQTDRVVVV, translated from the coding sequence ATGTCTGAACGCGAGTACCCGGTGGTCGGCCTCCCGACACCCAGCGAGACATACGGCCCCAGCGATGCTGTTGCCCTCCAACTCGATGCGCTGGCAACGAACGACGAGCCATGTGACAACGCGGGGATCATGACGGCGTACAATTTCGCCTCCCCGGCTAACCGCCGCTCGACTGGTCCCCTCGACCGGTTCATAGCCATGGTCCAGTCACCGCAGTACCGCCCGATGATCGACTTCGAGGAGGCCGTGCGAGGCCCCATCGAGCAAGACGAGAACTACGCTGAGCAGCGGGTGACGATTACGGGACCGGATGGACGGACAACCACCTACGAGTTCGGTCTGTCAGTGCAGTCCGTCGGTGAGTTCCGAGGGTGCTGGCAAACCGACCGTGTTGTCGTGGTCTGA
- a CDS encoding 5-oxoprolinase, translated as MNDEATTPSDEQEAIDPVTLEILRNQLESVATEMGHVLIRGAYSPNIKERQDCSTALFDASGRMVAQAEHIPVHLGAMPDAVDVVLQKDPKPGDVFIVNDPFAGGTHLPDITLVSTIAPNDEVIGYAVSRAHHADVGGSSPGSMPPGAQEIYEEGLRLPAVRLVDGGEPNAAVHDLIRANVRTPDEREADLRAQRAANERAEERIGELLEEHGSILLDAFDAVIEYSRERVEAELDALPDGTYRAQDILEGDGVTDDDIPVEVAVTIDEASISVDFAGTAEQVAGNLNAPLSVAKSAVYFVVRAITDPEIPPNHGCYEPVSVSAPEGSVLNPDAPAAVVGGNVETSQRVMDVTLAALATAVPDRVPAGGQGTMNNLIIGDRTGDFTYYETIGGGFGARPEKDGMDGVQVGMTNTLNTPVEAMETEYPLRVERYALRPSSGGDGRYRGGLGLERTVTVETDATVSLLTERRRTAPDGIDGGKDGATGENLVDGEPVPAKASVDVEAGSTISVRTPGGGGHGNPAERDPEARERDRRDGKVADR; from the coding sequence CATCCGCGGTGCGTACTCGCCGAACATCAAGGAGCGCCAGGACTGCTCGACGGCGCTTTTCGACGCGTCGGGTCGGATGGTCGCACAGGCGGAACACATCCCGGTACATCTCGGCGCAATGCCCGATGCGGTGGATGTTGTCCTCCAGAAGGACCCGAAGCCGGGTGACGTGTTCATCGTTAACGACCCGTTCGCCGGCGGGACACACCTGCCGGATATCACGCTCGTCTCGACGATAGCACCCAACGACGAAGTGATTGGGTATGCCGTCTCGCGAGCCCATCACGCCGACGTTGGCGGGAGTTCGCCGGGGAGCATGCCGCCGGGCGCACAGGAGATTTACGAGGAAGGGCTCCGCCTGCCTGCCGTCCGACTCGTCGACGGCGGCGAACCCAACGCGGCGGTTCACGACCTCATCCGTGCCAACGTCCGAACGCCTGACGAGCGCGAGGCGGACCTCCGTGCTCAGCGCGCTGCGAACGAACGAGCCGAGGAGCGCATCGGTGAACTTCTCGAAGAACACGGGTCGATCCTGCTTGATGCGTTCGATGCCGTCATCGAGTACTCCCGAGAGCGGGTCGAGGCGGAACTCGACGCGCTCCCGGACGGGACGTATCGAGCGCAGGATATCCTCGAAGGCGACGGCGTGACCGACGATGACATCCCGGTCGAGGTGGCCGTCACGATCGATGAGGCCTCGATTTCCGTCGACTTCGCCGGGACTGCCGAGCAGGTGGCGGGCAACCTGAACGCGCCACTCTCGGTCGCAAAGAGTGCGGTCTACTTCGTCGTCCGGGCCATAACCGACCCGGAGATTCCCCCGAACCACGGCTGTTACGAGCCGGTGTCCGTGTCCGCACCAGAAGGGTCAGTGCTCAACCCGGACGCGCCAGCAGCGGTCGTCGGCGGCAACGTCGAGACGAGCCAGCGCGTCATGGATGTCACGCTGGCGGCGCTCGCCACGGCCGTCCCCGACAGGGTTCCCGCCGGTGGACAGGGGACGATGAACAACCTCATCATCGGCGACCGAACCGGCGATTTCACGTATTACGAGACGATCGGCGGCGGGTTCGGTGCCCGGCCCGAAAAGGACGGGATGGACGGCGTGCAGGTCGGTATGACGAACACGCTCAACACGCCTGTCGAAGCGATGGAGACCGAGTATCCGCTCCGGGTCGAGCGGTACGCGCTGCGTCCGTCGAGTGGCGGCGACGGCCGATACCGTGGCGGACTGGGCCTCGAACGCACGGTCACCGTCGAGACCGACGCAACCGTGTCACTGCTGACTGAGCGCCGACGAACGGCCCCCGATGGAATCGACGGCGGCAAAGACGGCGCGACAGGAGAGAATCTTGTCGACGGCGAGCCAGTGCCCGCGAAGGCGTCCGTTGATGTCGAGGCCGGGTCGACCATCTCCGTCAGAACACCCGGCGGCGGCGGACACGGCAACCCAGCAGAGCGTGACCCGGAAGCCAGGGAACGTGACCGACGCGATGGAAAGGTAGCCGACCGGTGA